A stretch of the Aegilops tauschii subsp. strangulata cultivar AL8/78 chromosome 4, Aet v6.0, whole genome shotgun sequence genome encodes the following:
- the LOC120962778 gene encoding protein FAR1-RELATED SEQUENCE 5-like, whose protein sequence is MADVSHESMMEYYHIANKMLNSEDEGYTFYNKYGLEKGFSVRRSYVEWDGSNCHIILRKFVCSREGFREEKHMKRKMEDRKRRPRSITRVGCKAKLVIARQEETTQWFVKDFIDEHNHPLAPRDLSCLLRSHRRISDEQKADIADMEKSGIRKYHIMDIMCMQYGGYDEVGCIMRDIYNFCHANKQETISSGDAQTVINHMVARQEQDSDFFFRYLVDEAGHLKGLFWCDSQSRLDYEAFGDVIVFDSTYRTNKYNLPFVPFVGLNHHCSTIIFACGVISHETSQAYEWMLRTFSDAMGQKHPISVITDGDLAMQRAIRVVWPDSNHRLCIWHIQQNIVRHLHDDAVKEEFRSFIYDTSSIEEHERKWLHFLQQNKVTSEDSWLHQMYKMRKLWCAPYLDGCCFLGLSSNQRSES, encoded by the coding sequence GTCTTGAGAAAGGTTTTAGTGTCCGGAGAAGCTATGTCGAGTGGGATGGATCCAACTGCCATATAATTTTAAGGAAATTTGTGTGTAGTCGTGAAGGGTTTCGTGAAGAGAAGCACATGAAGAGGAAGATGGAAGATAGAAAGAGGAGGCCACGGAGTATAACTCGTGTAGGGTGTAAAGCTAAATTGGTGATTGCAAGACAGGAGGAAACAACTCAGTGGTTTGTCAAGGATTTCATCGATGAACACAACCATCCTCTAGCCCCACGGGATCTGTCGTGTCTTTTGCGTTCACACAGAAGAATTAGCGATGAGCAGAAAGCGGACATTGCAGACATGGAAAAATCTGGGATCAGAAAATACCATATTATGGATATTATGTGCATGCAATACGGTGGATATGATGAGGTTGGATGCATTATGAGGGACATTTACAATTTCTGTCATGCTAACAAGCAGGAAACAATTTCTTCCGGGGATGCTCAAACGGTGATCAATCACATGGTGGCGAGGCAAGAGCAAGATTCAGATTTTTTCTTCAGGTACTTGGTTGATGAAGCTGGCCATCTGAAGGGACTGTTCTGGTGTGATAGTCAATCCCGACTTGACTATGAGGCTTTCGGAGACGTTATTGTTTTTGATAGCACATACAGAACCAATAAGTACAATCTGCCATTTGTGCCGTTTGTCGGGTTGAATCACCACTGCAGCACCATTATTTTTGCATGTGGTGTCATTTCACATGAAACAAGCCAGGCATACGAGTGGATGTTACGGACCTTTTCTGATGCTATGGGACAGAAGCATCCTATATCTGTGATCACGGATGGGGACCTTGCAATGCAGAGAGCAATCAGGGTGGTGTGGCCTGACTCAAACCATAGGCTCTGTATATGGCACATTCAGCAGAACATTGTACGCCATCTGCATGATGACGCGGTAAAGGAGGAATTCCGATCTTTCATATATGATACATCTTCCATTGAAGAGCATGAGAGAAAATGGTTACACTTCTTACAACAGAATAAAGTAACAAGTGAGGACTCCTGGCTGCATCAGATGTATAAGATGAGAAAACTGTGGTGTGCTCCATATCTTGACGGCTGTTGTTTCCTAGGATTGAGCAGCAATCAGCGGAGTGAGAGTTGA